The stretch of DNA TGGCAGTAACATAACACATATAAAAATATTACCGAATTAAATTATGAAACTTCATTAGTCTGGAGAGGGTTCAAAACATATACGTAACGAAAAATCATTTTTTTTAGATTCAGCAGATCGCCCTATGTTCTATTTTTCTCAAGCCACTTGACGGCAAAGTCAACCACAGCACGTTGTGGCATGAGTTGGCAGTTCGCGTTGCCGACCTTGCCGTGTTGAACCACTTTTCCCGCATCAGACCGCAAAAAATCCTCACCGATTCGATCGAAATCCGAAGCATCTATATCGATATTTTCAAAAGTTGTCCATGTCCTCGAACCTGCCTCTGAGATTGGGGCACCCTCTCGGACGAGGCGTTTGGTCGGAAAGTCTGCTCGATATTCTGCGAGATGTATAGACGTGTTGTTTGAATGCCCAACACCGAGGAGCAGAACGGAACCCTGCAATTCGTAAATTCTGGCAAGTGGTGAATTTTCGCCCAAACCGAATCTTAAAGAATGATTATCTGTGACATAAAGGGCTTGAGGACCGCTCGCACAAAAGGAGCTCTGCGGATGCACACTACGAAGAACGCCTTTTTGCCTTCGGAATGTTTCCACAATTTTGCCCATCGAACGGGTCGGGGTCAAATCGGGATCGTAGGCGGGCATCGTTTCGCGTATTGTTTGCCACCACGACTCCGGCACGGGCGGGTTCTCCCATTGACTTGGGTCGCTGAGGTCAGTCGAGTGTGTTGGCATCACAAGTGTGCCAGTTTCCCCCAAGATTTCCTGAAGCGCGATAATAACGGCGACGGGACCGCCACACACCCATCCCATCGCGCTCAAGGACGAATGGACGAGTAAGACCGTCCCCTTTTTGATACCGAGTGCTTTAAAATCCGCTTGCAGCGATTCTATCGTGATAGGGGTCTTCGTCTTGTGAACCACTTGACCTTCAGGCATTATCAATCACCTCTATTTCGTTCCTATTGCAAGGACATGCGCACTCATACCGAGTATTGAGGGCTCCGCTTCGACTTTCCGAATTAAATCCAAAACCGCAGCGCGTTGCTCAGGATATGTCCAGTAGCTTTCAACAGACCTGAAAAGCCATGCCGGTCCTTCCACAGCCAGCGTTGCCTGATGCTGAAAACCGGCTTCGACCACTTCAGAACCGAGGGCTTCCGGACGGTGAAGATGCGCGTCTGTAAAGTACTTAAGGCTCTCGGTCGGGTTACGATGGTAACCCGTTTCAAGGTCGTTTTGAACGATGTCCATGTGAACAGGAGTCCTGAATCGATCCTCAAAAAAACTGTCGAGCAGAGACGCGAAGCGTGAGATACCCGCAGCAAGCATAACGCCTCCCTTTCGCAGGACACGATGTGCCTCGCCGAGGGCAAGCAGCCGTTCACTTTTATCAATCAGATGATAGAGCGGTCCCAATAACAGAACGGCATCCACTGACATTGAGGGGAACCGCAGTGCCCGCGCGTCGCCAAGTGATATGCTGGCAATCGCGTGTTCTATCTGTTGATTTGAGGCCTCTTTCGCTTGTTCAATATGTAAATCCACAGGATCCACGAGATGGACTTCATAGCCTACCTTTGCTAACCAACAGGCATAAGGACCCGAACCTCCGCCGATGTCCAAAACGACTGCTGGGGGTTCAGGTAGATAGCGTGTGATGATCTCTTGCGTCCGCGTAAATTCTATCTGTCCTTTGACAGTGTTTGTGAGTCTTTTCGACTCTTGCGTCTGTCTATAAAACGAGAGAATCTCATCTGAAAGTTGATACAACTAAGAAACCCCCTAAATCCCCCTTATCAGGGGGACTTGTAATATATATCCGAAAGCGTATTATCGGATTTGTTTCACCCATGCCCATGTTGTCGTCAGTTTATCTTCCGGGTCAACAGAAAGCGGTTCGAGATCCAAGGCGTTGGTAACATCAATGTAGTTCGGTTTTCCAAACCCACCGTCGCCATTGTTGCCGTTTTGGGTATTATCGTTGGCGTTGCCTTCATCGAAAGTGTAGTGGGCGTTTAAGCCCTCTTCATCGCCGTTGAGAACCTTCATCATGAATTCGTTGATTTCTTCTTCAGTTCGAGCGACTTCCCAAATACGGATTTCATCAATAGACCCTGTACAGAACCAACTTTTACTATCACCCACGCCGATATACAGTGAGGCATCGGTTGCGGCTAATTCCTTTGCTCCGAAAGGTGCGGCACCCTTCTCCTCCCCATCAATATATGTCCGCATCTCTTTACCGTCCCAGACTCCAGCGACATGTTGCCATTCGTTCGGCTCCAGTCCAGGGACATCCAGGATTTTCGTGCCGGGCCAAAGGACAAACCGTAATCCGTTTCCATTTTGGACAATTTCTGGAAAGATGTAATCCCGTTGGCCGCCCCAGTCCTTTGCAAGGCACTCGCCGACGGGTTTGCTCATGTTCATCCACGCCTCTATCGTTATCTCGGTTTTGGGATTTAAGCTGTCACTATTTGGGACTTCGATAGCCGTCGCGCCATCTAACTCCAGTGCCAGATTTTTCGCCCAAAGTGTACCAGATATCACCATGCCGATAATAAGGGTTATAAAGAACAAAACTTTCATGGTTTTCCTCCTGAGTCACCAATTTCGATTGTTGATTAGAGATCGTTCATTCCCGCTTTCCATTGCGGCGTGATGGCTGAACCTTGCATAGCATTTACCTTTGTGAGGCCAGATCGTCAAGCATCTGGCGGATCTTATGTTCACCACTATCAATGAACAGAGGTGCTAACGGACCTCTCCCGTGCAGCGTCTGAAGTAGGATATCAATCTGTATCATGCGCTGTTGCGGTGTGCGGCACGTGAGCCACTTTTTAACGAATTCGCGTGCGGGTCCCGGATTGCCGGTTCGGAGTGAACGGGTGCTTTTACGCCACGCCTGCCATCTAAAGGTATATTGACAGTTCGGACATTCGAGTTTCTCATCCTTCTTTTTTAAACTCTTCCGGTAATCCCGCCATCGACGTTTGTAACTGCAAACTGTACATTCAATATTCCCATGCTGATGGACTGCGATGCCTTGACACTTCGGGCATTTCAACTCAGATTCGGATCGCCGTTTTTGGGTAGTTTGATCCATCGGAGGTGGATCCGGTCTGCGGACAAGACCAAAACAGTGCGGACACGGTAAGAGGACACGGGTTCTCACGGATTGCTTATACGCTTCTTGGGACCAGGTCTTCCCGCACGTACACCGCAATACGTCGGTTTTCAGGAGTGCGGCGTGGCACGTAAAGCATCTCGGTGTATTACGGAGTGCTTGACGGCAGTCGCGCCAGAGCAATCGCTTGTCACAGTGTGGACAGCGAAACCAGTGTTCGTGCGTGCCACCTTCACCCTTACTAAAGAGCGGGTCAATGCGGCGCGTTACCTTTGTGCGACACTTCGGACACGGCACACGTCCACCTCGGTAAACGTCGGCAACTGTAGCGATGTCCGTACACCGGGCATAGAGTTCCCATCCGACATCCTGTAGCAATGTATCATCGTAGATACCGAGCCGAGCATATCGGTAGAGTCGCCGGATTTTGATGGGTTTTACACGGGGTGCCCAATCCATAGTAGTTTCTTCGTTCCTTTTCTAAGATATTCCTCCGCAATGAATGCAACGCTATTTAGATGAATGCAACTCCATAAATTCGTTGACCCCAAGTTGTGCCTGTCTGATAATGCTGCGCAAGGTGCCTCTATCCAGTTCCTTGTGATTAGGCACAACAACTTGTGCGAACGGGTTGTCACGACGCAAAATCAGGTGACTGCCATGCTGTCGCCTTACGTAAAAACCGACTTTAGCAAGCGTCTTCATACATTCTCGTCCTGAAATTCTCGGTAAACCACTCATACAGCTAACAATAATGCCTCAAAATGTTCTTCAGGGACTGGTAATCCGTCCTCTTTAAGTACAACAATATAACCCTCAATTGCCTCTCTAATGCTGCTAACCACCTGTTGTTTGGTTTCAGCTTGACTGATGCAACCGGGTAAACTGGGACATTCGGCGATCCAATAACCATCTTCGCCCGGATAAATAACTACTTGTCTCATCGTTTATCTCCAATACAACGACCTTGCTTAAGAATCAAGGTTCCGAAAAAACTAAATCTCTCTGTGCTATAAGTTACACTGGAATTTGAACAACCTCTCCGGTTTCAATACTATCGCTAATTGCCTCCAAAACACGCATGTTCTGATAGGAATCTTCGAGGCTTGCATGGGGTTGTGTCCCCGCCTGCAGCGATTCTGCCCAATGCTGCATCTCTTCGAGATAACCCGGTCTACCGATGCTATGGAATGCGGTGTTGAGGTCCCATTCCTCGGTCGGTGTGTCGGCATAGCCACCCCCCGCGTTGAGCCATGTCGGCATACGATAACGGCGCAGTCTGCGTGTCTCCAACACTTGGATTGCCTGATTGCCGGAGCCTTTGACGAAAACCATGGCTTCTAAAACCGGACCAGTGCCGAGCGTCATTGTGCCGATGCCGCCGTTCGCGTAACGAAGGTTCACGGACATTGAAACCGTACTCGATGCGGCATCAACTGTGCCTGTGGCGTAGACTTCGCTAACCTGTCCCATAAAGAAACGCATGCAGTCGGTCGGATGAATCACCTGATCGAGCATAAAGGGCCAGGCAAACGGGGATCCGGCTTCCTGAAGACGCGGGCCCGGGGCGAGGTATCGGGTATGGTATTGACAGGCTTCACCGAACGCATCTTCGTCCATCAACTGCTTGGCAATCTGGTGTGCAGGCGCATGTCGCCACATCGTGCCGACCATCCCAGTTTTACCGCTCTCAACCGACGCATCGACGAGCGTCTTCGCGCCTGCAGCCGTCGTCGCGGGCGGCTTTTCCGTGTAGATATGATAACCGCGTTGAAGACACTCAATACCGATGTCACGGTGCAGTTTGTCCTCCGGTCTACCGACGACAGCCACTGCGTAGAGGTCTTCATTTTTGAACATCTCATTGTAATCGGTATAATGACGGAGTGCCCCGAACCTTCGGGCGTTCGATGCTGCTTTCTCTTCGACGAGATCACAGGTAGCGACAAATTCAAATTCTGGCACCATCGGTATGCACTGTTGCAATTGCGATGACATGCCACCACAGCCAATAAAAGCAATTCGGATTTTATCCATTTTTTAATTTTCCTTGCGGTACAAACTATGCTATTCCTAATAGATCCGCCAACTCGTTAAAATCATTGGCGACGAGGTCAGATGGATGCGCATTTACGCCTTGCGTTCTGCCGGGTCCGTATTCCAACGGGCGCGGCACCAACGCTGTTTGAAAACCGACGGTTTGCGAGGCGCGGAGGTCGCCAGGGTGTGCGGCGACCATCATAACTTCATGCGGAGACAAACCGAGCAGCGCAGCAGCAGTTTCGTAAACTTCAGGATCAGGCTTGTAATGCCCCGTTAACTCGGCAGACAGGATACAATCCCAGGGTAGCCCCACAAATTTTGCCATATTGGTGAGCAAGGCAACGTTGCCGTTAGAGAGCGTAGCGATGATATACCGCGTGCGGAGTCGTTGCAAGCCACTGACTGCATCGGGCCACGGTTTGAGTCGATGCCAGATCCGATTCAGGTGGTCTTTATCGGCTTCGCTCAAGCCCTCGATTTTAAATTCGTCAAGGAGGCTATCCAAAATGAGTCGATGCAGGGCATCAATGTTTTGCCACGGTAATTTGCCTTGTCGAACCCTGTTCATCGCGGGCCCGTAACCGGCGCGCCATTTCAAGGCGAATTGTGCCCAATCGAGGTCAATGCCGTGAGTGTCCCCGAATTCTTTGCCTTCGGCGACAATTGAACTGTACCAGTCCACAACCGTGCCGAAGACATCAAAGGTGAGTGCCTTCACGTGGGAACGTGCGTTTTCCATGGTATTACGTTCCTTTCTGTTCTCTGAGACTTGCTAAGAGGGGAGAGGCTATTTCTGTGCTGTCTAAAGTCACATCATATATCAATCCGTTGCAATTGTCCATTGAATTATCAAAACCTTCGAGACTAAAACCTCGCCCTTTAGGGCTTACTGTTACCCATAAGTATAGGGGGTATGGAGCGTCTATCTTTTCCGTAAGTCTTCCTGTAAAAAAAAGCACTCTGGCATGAAGTCGGACGCCAGAGTGCCAAGGGAGTTTATATGTTGAAGCCTAAGAACCTCTATTAGAAGCTGGTCCTGTAAGGTGCCAAAAATTTCCGGAGTTGTCGAATCGCAGCGTTTTTGCGTGAGGCAACAGTGCCAATCGGACATTGAACGATCTCGGCAACTTCTTGGTAAGACAATCCTTGAACTTCTGTCAGCTGAAACACTAATTGATGTTCTTGCGACAGTTTGTTGATTGCAGCTTGGATTGCCTCGTAAGTCTCCTTGGCGATAAGTAACGCCTCTGGAGAATAGTTGGAGTCTGCGATAGCAACCGCAATGGGGTGAGAGTTTTCATCTTCATCGCTATAAGGGGCATCTAAAGATTCAATCTGCGGTGTTCTCTGATCCTTCGCTAACTCTTTCAAACATACGTTCTTGGCGATGTGATAAAGGAACGTTCTAAATTTCGCGATCGGGCGATACGTTGGCACACAGCGCCACACCCGTAGGAACGTTTCTTGACAGAGGTCTTCCGCAAGTGTCCGGTTTTTGACAAATCGATAGATAAAATTTAAAGTGTTTGTATAGTGACGCTCGGTTAAAATTCGGAATGCATCTCTGTTTCCGTCCTTCACAGAGAGCATCAACTGTTCGTCAGTGTGTAACATGCTTGTCTCCTCAAAAGAGGAGTTTCTCAAGCGAAGGCGCGCACCCCTCCTTCCGTTCCGTAACGGAGGATGCCTGCTTGTTCACTCCTCGGTCTATGCCTTCTCCATAATCGGGTCTTCGTCCAACAACGGCATGCAGTGGCAATTTTAAATGCCCGTGTCTTCAGGGAGATCCAATCCCCCAAAGAATTGTCACGTTCATCTCCAGCGTGAGGCATTGCCTCCGTTAAACACAAAACGTACTGACGCATTTTGAAAACTCCTTTCTAAGTTTATTCGTCAGATAGGGTAGTGTTTATACCCATTTTTCGACCATTAAAAAGATTATTTAAACTTTAACCCTTATGTTTTGAAATAATTCATTTAAAATTAAAAAAATATTCACGCCTTTAAATTTAATCCCTAAAGCCTGTGAGAATATCCGTTACATCCCTGTTGGCTGAAAGGGTTCCAAGGGCAACGATGGCTGTCCTGTGGTGATCAGTTCAGCGATAAGTTGTCCTGTAATCGGCGCGAGCAGAATACCATTTTTGAAATGTCCTGATGCCAAAACAACGTTGTCATACCCCGGTAGGTAACCGAGAAGGGGCCCCTTTTTGGCGTAAGGACGTAGACCCACCCATGTTTGCACGAAGGTGCTCTGCGCGAGTTGCGGCGCGATGGCGATTCCTGCGTCAATCATCTGCTTCGCACCGTCCACGGTTGCGGTTTTGTCATAGCCGACAAATTCCACCGTCGCTCCGAGTAGAATCTTGCCGTCGGCTCTCGGGACGATATAGATGCCGAGTCCATCGATGGTTCGCTCGAAAGGCGGCGGCATCGCTTCAACGAGGACGATCTGTCCTTTCGCAGGTTCAACATGAATCGGAACGTCAAGTTGAGCCGTAAGCGTGCCTGTCCAGCAGCCTGCGGCAATCACGAACGTGTCTGCGTAATGGGTTTCACCGTTCACGACGACACCCACGACGTGTTCCGCGCCGTCCTCCCTCACTCGGATAAAATCGGTGACAGGATTCCCCATTTGGAATTGCGCACCGAACTTCGCTGCAGCCTTGGCGAGTGCAATCACCATCTTCGGATTACGGACGTGCGCGTCTTCCGGGAAGAAAACGGCACCCGCGATAGATTTTGAGAGCGCAGGCTCCAACTGCCAGGCTTCTTCCGCCGTCAAGACTTCTGCTGTAAAACCGCGTTTCACCCGCCGATCTGCGAGACCGATTAATCCTGCCGCTTCATCTGGATTGAAGAATACCGACAGTGTCCCACATTCGATTAACTCAATATCTATCTGGGTCTCTGCTCGAAGTTCTTCCGCTAATGCAGGGTAGCGTGCAAGGCTCGCTCGACACAAGGTGGGATACGGGGCATCTGTTGAGGCGTGTGAGGTTAAAATTCCCGCACCTGCCCATGAGGCTTCTGTGCCGACAGCGGATGCTTTGTCGATGATTAACGATGTTACGTTTCGTTTAGCGAGGTCGTAAGCGATGTTGCATCCGATAATGCCCGCCCCAATAATGATGACATCGGTATGATTTCGACTCAAGTTATCCTCCACTTTCCCAGAGAATCAAACAACAACTTAAGAATAGTTTAGCACATTAGCGGACGTTTGTCAATTTCGCTTGCCGATGTCTTAAGGATATTCCAGTTCTACTGTCTATACACATTTTCGGATGCACTTTTGGCGGAATATAACGCAGGTTGCTACAGACGAGATAGACCCTGCAGTGTCCCGAAACCTGTGGACATACAAAAACACGTCAATGCTCCCAACTCTATAGTGAACCCCAACGCATACCTTGGAAAGTTGGGGTTCTGCAGTAAAGGGGTGCCAGGAACAGGATAGAGTTATATCCACCAGGCCGGGTCCTGAAAACTCTCTGAAAAAAAGGTTGACCTTCGACGGGGAATAACAGTATAATACTTCTATGCCGTACTATATCTCACAACTCGATGCACTCTTTGAAGAAGTTATGGCGGCAGAGGCACTTGATGATATTCAATGGTGAAGACGAGAAAGAAAGTGAAAGGTTTTTTATTAAATGATCCTTGGAAAAGTTACCGGGACAATCGTCGCGACGCAGAAAGATGAGAAATTAATCGGAAGCAAACTGATGGTTGTCCAAAATGTGGATCTCAACGGAGAGGTCGAGCGGATATATACCGTCGCGGTAGATGCAGTCGGGGCAGGTATCGGCGAAATCGTCCTCGTTGCTACCGGCAGTTCCGCGCGTCAGACCCAAGTAACGGGCAACAAACCGGTCGACGCTGTAATCATGGCGATTGTTGATACCGTGGAAGTTGCTGGAAAAGTCCGATACCAGAAGTAGAAACGATGCAGATCGCGATTGAACGGGCACGCGTCCGCGCGGAAACACGCCACCGTCGTGAGGCACTCCCCTCGGAAGCGCGGACACGGTGCAGCCAGCGTATCCTTGATGCCACTGCACGCTGGATACAGTGTGAGGGGTTCGACGCTGTGATGCTCTACCTGAATATGAGAAGCGAGGTTGAAACCACCGGTTTGCTTGAGAAGTTATTGGATTCAGGCAAGCAGGTATGTGCCCCTGTCGTAGATACAGAACAGATGGACCTCATCCCGCGACGGATTCAGAACCTGAAAACAGAGGTGGGGCGCCATCGTTATGGCATGTTGGAACCGAGTGAGGCATGCCCACTCTTTCCAATTGAACACCTTCAACTCATCGTTGTTCCCGGTATCGCTTTTGATCGGAATGGGTATCGCCTCGGATACGGCAAGGGTTTCTATGACCGGTTTCTCACAAGGTGTCCACACGCTGTGGCGATCGGATTGGCGTATGGGGTGCAACTTGTGGAAGATACGTTCCCACAGACGTGGGATGTACCCGTCCAGCACATTTTCACAGAAACGGGTAGGATAGGGATATAATTACTTCGCATCAACGAAGGGTCTTAATTTCTCCAGCGTCTTTGCACCGATACCCTTGACATTCTGGAGAGCATCCACACTGGCAAACGTGCCGTGTTGCTTGCGATAGTCGACGATCCGTTGTGCCATCTGTGGACCGATGTTCGGGAGGGTCTGCAGCTCTTGCGTAGAGGCGGTGTTGATGTTGAGAAGTTCGGGCTTGCTGGATGCTAACGTCTCTGTTGTTTGGCTGTGTGGACGTTCCTCGTTCGGGACGGCAATTAAATCCGGTTTTCCAAGGAACACTGCAGGCGCAAACCGCCGCACCCCCCAAAATCCGCTGCCGACTAAAATCAGTATCACCAGAAAAGTGACCGCCTTCCAATAATGGCGTTCGATGACATCCGATGTGGGCGGGGTTTCTAACCCCGAATCTTTATTCATTTCCATTTTCCTCGAGAGATAACACCTGATTTGCAGAGACGTTTTGGATTAACTGCTTTGTTCCACGCTGCCACAGCACCTCAATGCTGTCCACCCGTTCGTAATTCCCAATCCCGAAATGCAGTGTGAGGTCCTGTTGTGAAAGATAGCCGTCTCCGCTCCGCACCTCACGCGTCTGTGTGAGGGGTCCCGTCGTAATCTTAACCCGCGTCCCAATCGCATCCGTGGAACCGTGTGTCGCTGTCAATCGGAGCTGCAAATAGTTTTTTCGGTTACCACCATCGTTGCGTAAAAGGCGGGGTGCCGTGTTGGAATTGGTCACCACGATGTCGATATCACCATCTAAGTCGTAGTCTGCAAAGGTGGCACCGCGGCTGACATCCTCCAACTTCATGCCCGGACCGAGACTTTCGGAGACTTCGGTAAATGTGCCGTTCGCGTTGTTTTGAAAGAGCAGGTTGCGTTGCCCATAGGTGCCTTCCTGTCCGAGTTCAGCGAGATTCTCGTGTAGATGCCCGTTAGCAACGAAGAGGTCTTGGTATCCATCGTTGTCGTAATCGATAAAAGCCGTTGCCCAACCGAGATAGGGATAGGTGAGTTGTGCGGTTTTTGTCGTAGCCGTTGCGTCTGTGAAGAAGCCGTCTGCGTCGTTATGGTAGAGGGTATTCGTCTGTTGGGCATAATTCGTGACGGTGAGATCGAGCCAACCGTCGTTATTCCAATCGCCGAAGGCAGTGCCCATACCGTTTTCAGCGACACCGTCTTCGCTGAGGGCAACGCCGACCATGAAACCGACCTCTTCAAAAGTGCCGTCCCCAGTATTGTGATAAAATAGGTTTTCTGTGGAATCGTTAGCGACGTAGATGTCAGGCGTGCCATCGTTGTTATAGTCTCCCCAGACGACCCCTAACCCTTTGCCCGTGGTATTGTAGATACCCGCTGTTTTTGTTACGTCGGTGAACGTGCCGTCACCGTTGTTGCGATAGAGTGTATCGGATTGGGCAGTGAAGTTATCGGGTTCACAGTAGGCGCGAATCCCTTTTTCCTTGAATCCACACCACGGATTCTCATCGATGTCAAAGACGATGTAGTTGACAACATAGAGATCCAGGTTGCCGTCTCGGTCGTAGTCAGCAAAGGCGCAGCCCGTGCTCCAACGCGGCTCCGTCACACCTGCGGATTCCGCGACTTCCGTAAATGTGCCATCGCCATTATTACGGTAGAGCCGATTGATCCCGTAGTTTGTGACGTAAAGATCCAGGTTCCCGTCGTTATCATAGTCGCCCACGGCACATCCGTGTCCGTAACCGGTATCCCCGACGCCGGCTTTTTCGGTAACATCTGTGAACGTGCCATCGCCGTTATTTTGATAGAGACAATTGGTCGGGATCTCTTGTGAGACGTAACCGGGGAGGGGTGCGCTGTTAACGAAATATAGATCGGGGTCTCCGTCCTTGTCGTAGTCAAAGAAAGCGGCACCGGAACCGAGCGTCTCCATGAAATACTTCTGTCCGCTCCGTCCGTCGACGTGTTTCCAACGGATACCCGCTTCCTGCGTTACATCAACGAATTGAATGTGAGTATCGGCGTTCACAGGGCGGATAGGGACCCCTTGTGCGACAATTGCGATTCCGATGAGAATTAAAATGCCTATACTCTTACTTCGTCTTTTCATTGGCCTCCTTCATCTTTGCCAAGGTCTGTCGAAAAGCATCGTTTTCGGGTTCCATTTCAATGGCGGTCTGAATCGCTTTCAGTGCTTTTTGATGCGCCCCTGCCTGAAAGTAAGCTAAGGCAAGGGTCTGTAGGTATTGTGGGATCGGGGCTAAACGGACAGCCTTCTCAGCCAAAGCGATGGTTTCTTGGATTTTAGCCGCTCTTTGCCCTGTCGGTAGGGACTGGGTTCCGCTGCTGGAGGCATCTTCAAGATAAAGCCGTGCCAATCCGTTTAGGGCGTAATGTGCGTCTGCGTCTAACTTTAAAGCGTTCTGATACGCGGCGCGTGCGTCCTCAAATTTGCCGCGACGGTGCTGGATGACAGCGATCCCGACCTGGGCATGCACCAATGAAGCGTCATAGACTACGGCTGTTTTGTATTCAGCAAGTGCGTCCTCAAACCTGTCTTGCACATAATAGACTGCCCCCAATCCAGCGTGCAGGGCGGCTTGCTCTGGCGCAACCGCAATTGCGCTGAGATAGGCGTTTTCTGCTTCGCTCAACCTGCCTTTGCGGAAGTAGAGTTTGCCGAGTTTATAGTGTGCCGCGGCGTATTCTGGCTGAAGTTTGACTGCTGCCTCATACGCTTCGAGTGCCTTATCGAATTTCCCATGCTTTTCGTAAGTGCGTCCGAGTTGATACTGTTTGCGCGGGTTGCTCGGTTCCAGGAGAATCGCGCGCTCGCGGGTGTCAATCTCTTGGGCAATTGCGTTTAGACGCCGATAGGTTTCCATGGCGCGTTTGCCTTCCGCCGACTGCTTTAATCGGAACAGTGCCTGCGCGAGGTTATAATACGCCCCGATATGGTCGGGTTGTTGTGCGATGACCCTGCGGTATAAGTCAGCAGCGCGCTGGAATGCACGTTGTTTTGATGCGATTAAACCCAGACTATAGGAAGCCGCCGTAAAATTAGGGTCCAGACGAATCGCCTTCTCTAACAGTGGACGTGCTTTGTCCAGTTCTCCCTGCTTTTGATAAATGGCACCTAAGTTCCCGTTTGCCATCGAAAGTTCAGGGTTCACGGCTAACGCCGATTCGTAATAACGAATTGCCTGTTCCTGTTGTTTGACGGCTTCATAGCAGGAGGCGAGATTCGTCATGGCTTCCGCGAGTTTCGGTGAAAGGTCAAGCGTCCGCTGGTAGACTTCTATGGCTTCTGCAAACCGCGAGGCTTTCTGATAAGCCGTTGCGAGTCCAACCTGTATTTGGAGGGAGGCTGGGTGGTTTCGGCTGAGTTTTCCATAGAGGTCAATTGCTGCGTCATTGCGCCCGGTTCTTGTGTAGAGCAAAGCGAGATTTGCTTCGGCTTGTAGCAGTCCTGGCGCGATATCCAGTGCCTGTTTGAGAACGCCTTCCGCTTCAGCGAATTGACCAAGCTGAATGTAAACGGTTCCGAGTCCAGCGTATGCTTGCGCAGAGGCAGGGTCGCCTTGGATGGCGTGCTGAAAGTATCGGAGTGCTTGTGTATATTGTCCGCGCTGCGCGGCCTGCATACCACGTCCGTAAAGCTCTTGGGGTGTTTGTGCGGCAGCATTCCCCGCAAGGCTGACCAAAACCACTATGAGAAAGGCAAGGAACGATGCTCCCTTGTTCGACATGACGGTCTATCCTCCGTTGCTAATTTTAGTCTGGAACAGTCCTTCATGTCAAGTGTTTCTTGCGTTTCAATCGAAATACT from Candidatus Poribacteria bacterium encodes:
- a CDS encoding 5-formyltetrahydrofolate cyclo-ligase, with the translated sequence MQIAIERARVRAETRHRREALPSEARTRCSQRILDATARWIQCEGFDAVMLYLNMRSEVETTGLLEKLLDSGKQVCAPVVDTEQMDLIPRRIQNLKTEVGRHRYGMLEPSEACPLFPIEHLQLIVVPGIAFDRNGYRLGYGKGFYDRFLTRCPHAVAIGLAYGVQLVEDTFPQTWDVPVQHIFTETGRIGI
- a CDS encoding CRTAC1 family protein — its product is MKRRSKSIGILILIGIAIVAQGVPIRPVNADTHIQFVDVTQEAGIRWKHVDGRSGQKYFMETLGSGAAFFDYDKDGDPDLYFVNSAPLPGYVSQEIPTNCLYQNNGDGTFTDVTEKAGVGDTGYGHGCAVGDYDNDGNLDLYVTNYGINRLYRNNGDGTFTEVAESAGVTEPRWSTGCAFADYDRDGNLDLYVVNYIVFDIDENPWCGFKEKGIRAYCEPDNFTAQSDTLYRNNGDGTFTDVTKTAGIYNTTGKGLGVVWGDYNNDGTPDIYVANDSTENLFYHNTGDGTFEEVGFMVGVALSEDGVAENGMGTAFGDWNNDGWLDLTVTNYAQQTNTLYHNDADGFFTDATATTKTAQLTYPYLGWATAFIDYDNDGYQDLFVANGHLHENLAELGQEGTYGQRNLLFQNNANGTFTEVSESLGPGMKLEDVSRGATFADYDLDGDIDIVVTNSNTAPRLLRNDGGNRKNYLQLRLTATHGSTDAIGTRVKITTGPLTQTREVRSGDGYLSQQDLTLHFGIGNYERVDSIEVLWQRGTKQLIQNVSANQVLSLEENGNE
- a CDS encoding ethanolamine utilization protein EutN; this encodes MILGKVTGTIVATQKDEKLIGSKLMVVQNVDLNGEVERIYTVAVDAVGAGIGEIVLVATGSSARQTQVTGNKPVDAVIMAIVDTVEVAGKVRYQK
- the thiO gene encoding glycine oxidase ThiO; its protein translation is MEDNLSRNHTDVIIIGAGIIGCNIAYDLAKRNVTSLIIDKASAVGTEASWAGAGILTSHASTDAPYPTLCRASLARYPALAEELRAETQIDIELIECGTLSVFFNPDEAAGLIGLADRRVKRGFTAEVLTAEEAWQLEPALSKSIAGAVFFPEDAHVRNPKMVIALAKAAAKFGAQFQMGNPVTDFIRVREDGAEHVVGVVVNGETHYADTFVIAAGCWTGTLTAQLDVPIHVEPAKGQIVLVEAMPPPFERTIDGLGIYIVPRADGKILLGATVEFVGYDKTATVDGAKQMIDAGIAIAPQLAQSTFVQTWVGLRPYAKKGPLLGYLPGYDNVVLASGHFKNGILLAPITGQLIAELITTGQPSLPLEPFQPTGM
- a CDS encoding tetratricopeptide repeat protein — its product is MSNKGASFLAFLIVVLVSLAGNAAAQTPQELYGRGMQAAQRGQYTQALRYFQHAIQGDPASAQAYAGLGTVYIQLGQFAEAEGVLKQALDIAPGLLQAEANLALLYTRTGRNDAAIDLYGKLSRNHPASLQIQVGLATAYQKASRFAEAIEVYQRTLDLSPKLAEAMTNLASCYEAVKQQEQAIRYYESALAVNPELSMANGNLGAIYQKQGELDKARPLLEKAIRLDPNFTAASYSLGLIASKQRAFQRAADLYRRVIAQQPDHIGAYYNLAQALFRLKQSAEGKRAMETYRRLNAIAQEIDTRERAILLEPSNPRKQYQLGRTYEKHGKFDKALEAYEAAVKLQPEYAAAHYKLGKLYFRKGRLSEAENAYLSAIAVAPEQAALHAGLGAVYYVQDRFEDALAEYKTAVVYDASLVHAQVGIAVIQHRRGKFEDARAAYQNALKLDADAHYALNGLARLYLEDASSSGTQSLPTGQRAAKIQETIALAEKAVRLAPIPQYLQTLALAYFQAGAHQKALKAIQTAIEMEPENDAFRQTLAKMKEANEKTK
- a CDS encoding helix-hairpin-helix domain-containing protein; protein product: MEMNKDSGLETPPTSDVIERHYWKAVTFLVILILVGSGFWGVRRFAPAVFLGKPDLIAVPNEERPHSQTTETLASSKPELLNINTASTQELQTLPNIGPQMAQRIVDYRKQHGTFASVDALQNVKGIGAKTLEKLRPFVDAK